A single region of the Glycine max cultivar Williams 82 chromosome 20, Glycine_max_v4.0, whole genome shotgun sequence genome encodes:
- the LOC102668502 gene encoding uncharacterized protein — protein MKSIGKDYDNIMEHESNRQLIPPSSPDKSNIVGAPRSNPRIGFEYQVEVPSMIKESKRLKLLMNTVDSELVHNEVEDNVANLNNSWSDADVSKSYSEGRISLEEYITSLKSTVALGVLVEAVGIGSCLGRLLARGWHSEKLKNQGSLSSKNFVAFLFPGVKKFSRRKLVKGDHCFDSVSDVLSKVVAEPNLLKLEVVETKVGGSNEEDAETGSNKDGQPDNHHHRYLKHRASTNNGDHMKSAIFYTDLVHRGKSSNLRELKSLPGNSVGKVEVDADDIAYNKGNKHISKTKHRKGKLDDISPSGTETAKIYSKKNSSNADCQKAKHNRDATGQKEVNANPDDANKMTENRENQKTCVPDGNQPKRIIENQFSQRARSGHSDVAVPPIKRQRLTAWAKAETSHILKNSSGGLGSEKLGLSVILLSRCQQESRVCLDKGISCDKVDKYESQHSINFNAPQVPLKFEDGEMMAKAEKDEQGLKPNDTIPRRKSTRNRPLTVRALESFANEFLHAQRKQKRKDILILKDPFNACSRKARTKGLKNVA, from the exons ATGAAATCAATTGGCAAGGATTATGACAATATTATGGAGCATGAATCTAATAGGCAGCTAATTCCTCCAAGTTCTCCTGATAAAAGCAACATAGTTGGAGCCCCAAGGTCAAATCCTCGAATTGGTTTTGAATACCAGGTGGAAGTTCCTTCCATGATAAAAGAATCAAAACGGCTTAAACTTCTAATGAATACTGTTGATTCAGAACTTGTACATAATGAAGTGGAGGATAATGTAGCTAATTTGAATAACTCATGGAGTGATGCTGAT GTTTCCAAGTCATATTCAGAGGGGAGAATTTCTCTAGAAGAATATATCACTTCTTTGAAGTCTACTGTAGCACTTGGTGTTCTTGTGGAAGCTGTAGGTATTG GAAGCTGTTTGGGCCGCTTACTGGCAAGAGGTTGGCACTCGGAGAAACTAAAGAATCAAGGCTCTCTGAGCTCCAAAAATTTTGTGGCCTTTCTTTTCCCTGGTGTTAAAAaattttcaagaagaaaactTGTGAAAGGTGATCATTGCTTTGATTCTGTCAGTGATGTCTTGAGCAAAGTGGTAGCTGAACCAAATCTTCTTAAGCTTGAAGTTGTAGAAACTAAAGTTGGTGGCAGCAATGAGGAAGATGCAGAAACGGGATCCAACAAGGATGGTCAACCTGATAACCATCACCATCGTTACCTCAAACACCGAGCTTCTACTAACAATGGAGACCATATGAAGAGTGCAATTTTTTATACTGATTTGGTGCACAGAGGGAAGTCATCTAATTTAAGGGAATTGAAATCTTTACCTGGCAATTCGGTAGGTAAAGTTGAGGTAGATGCTGATGATATAGCATATAATAAAGGGAACAAGCATATTAGTAAAACAAAACACAGGAAAGGTAAGCTTGATGACATTTCACCAAGTGGGACAGAAACTGCTAAGATATACAGCAAAAAGAATAGTAGTAATGCTGACTGCCAGAAAGCTAAACACAATAGAGATGCTACTGGCCAAAAAGAAGTGAATGCTAACCCTGATGATGCAAACAAGATGACAGAAAACCGTGAAAATCAGAAGACCTGTGTGCCTGATGGCAATCAACCAAAGAGAATCATAGAGAATCAATTCAGTCAAAGAGCAAGATCAGGTCATTCAGATGTTGCAGTTCCTCCCATCAAACGGCAAAGACTCACTGCTTGGGCTAAGGCTGAGACAAGCCACATTCTTAAGAACTCCTCAGGAGGCTTAGGATCAGAAAAACTGGGACTCTCAGTCATCTTGCTTTCCAGATGCCAACAAGAAAGCCG AGTCTGTCTTGACAAGGGTATTTCTTGTGACAAAGTTGATAAATATGAATCACAACATTCCATCAACTTCAATGCACCTCAGGTTCCACTGAAGTTTGAAGATGGTGAAATGATGGCAAAGGCAGAGAAGGATGAGCAGGGCCTAAAGCCAAATGATACAATTCCAAGGAGGAAGAGCACAAGAAATAGACCATTGACAGTTAGAGCGTTGGAATCTTTTGCAAATGAATTCTTGCATGCACAAaggaaacagaaaagaaaagacaTCCTGATACTTAAAGACCCATTCAACGCTTGCAGCCGCAAGGCTCGCACCAAAGGTCTAAAGAATGTTGCATAG
- the LOC100791116 gene encoding nuclear transcription factor Y subunit B-4, giving the protein MDQDVQDRALPIANVGRIMKQILPPSAKISKEGKQLMQECVTEFISFVTGEASDKCHKENRKTVNGDDICWALSSLGFDNYAEAIGRYLHIYRQGEREKINHTKKYENPQNQTQINRAPPPPLLLSRVENPPPTNQSG; this is encoded by the coding sequence ATGGATCAGGATGTGCAAGATAGAGCGTTGCCGATTGCAAATGTGGGTCGAATCATGAAGCAAATTCTTCCCCCCAGTGCAAAGATCTCTAAAGAAGGGAAACAACTAATGCAAGAGTGTGTGACAGAGTTCATAAGTTTCGTGACTGGTGAGGCATCTGACAAGTGTCACAAGGAGAATCGCAAGACCGTTAATGGGGATGACATCTGTTGGGCTCTAAGTTCCTTAGGGTTTGACAACTATGCTGAGGCCATTGGAAGGTACTTGCATATATACAGGCAAGGTGAAAGGGAGAAAATCAATCACACCAAAAAGTATGAAAACCCTCAGAACCAAACTCAAATCAACCGtgctccaccaccaccactactTCTGTCTAGGGTTGAAAACCCTCCTCCTACAAATCAATCTGGATGA